Proteins encoded within one genomic window of Salipaludibacillus agaradhaerens:
- a CDS encoding T7SS effector LXG polymorphic toxin, with amino-acid sequence MTTKQLDVDKVHEAIDTTIQALNEKEDQLREMEIALTNFVNLEAEFRGQGGQAIRDFYATCHIPFIQLLRLFSEDYEHILQQIKQSLDFVEPAPGGFIDQAFIENDVQDGLDRVSQTAMALTDSANETLRSIQDIISIPLIDDSDVQQTIHVAKKEANSVVDKVLQFDHTGTVSLQSIKDNLKTLGKYVMEMHEAMGGGHLSVKDFSVDQLHYLPTHSKLTEVLQERSTEIKSTADPREEELVILEAERAAIEAEELARLEAEQAAIEAEEARLAEQQALEEVEEDKSWWSKTVSAVTDTVEKTIDTVGNAASSAYNYVTENPAASLSAVVDFVPVVGNLKAGIEAATGYDPLTGRRLEPWERAVAGGAILGGAAVKGASKVAKFAKNTDKVGDVARVSTGNAPVPIKQGGGSNPKDFVNPHSEKHMYDPSRPSTPNRSQYGENVDVSKLRKETVANPDKAYSNWPNPNNPNPNKITKYYKEFEGNISTPNTPTGSHRVFDNIGNPTRSSHFPYVPRK; translated from the coding sequence TAGATGTAGATAAGGTTCATGAAGCGATTGATACAACGATTCAGGCGCTAAACGAAAAAGAAGATCAACTGCGCGAGATGGAAATCGCCCTTACTAATTTTGTGAACTTAGAAGCTGAGTTTAGAGGACAGGGTGGACAAGCTATTCGCGATTTCTATGCTACGTGTCACATCCCTTTCATTCAATTGTTAAGACTGTTCTCAGAAGATTATGAACACATCCTCCAGCAGATCAAACAATCTTTAGACTTTGTGGAACCAGCACCAGGCGGATTTATCGATCAAGCGTTTATAGAAAACGACGTCCAAGACGGGCTTGATCGGGTCAGTCAAACGGCCATGGCATTAACAGATTCGGCAAATGAGACACTAAGAAGTATTCAAGATATTATCTCTATCCCTCTTATTGATGATAGCGATGTCCAGCAGACCATTCATGTGGCTAAAAAGGAAGCCAATTCGGTTGTAGACAAAGTGTTGCAATTCGACCATACGGGTACCGTCTCGTTGCAGTCTATCAAGGACAACTTGAAGACATTAGGTAAGTACGTGATGGAAATGCATGAAGCCATGGGTGGCGGACATCTCAGCGTTAAAGATTTTTCAGTCGACCAACTCCATTACTTACCCACGCACAGTAAACTGACTGAGGTATTACAAGAGCGATCAACAGAGATTAAATCAACAGCTGATCCACGGGAGGAAGAACTGGTGATCCTCGAAGCTGAACGAGCAGCCATTGAAGCCGAGGAGCTAGCGCGACTCGAAGCAGAACAGGCTGCCATCGAGGCCGAGGAAGCACGCTTAGCTGAACAGCAAGCCTTGGAAGAAGTAGAAGAAGATAAATCGTGGTGGTCCAAAACAGTCTCAGCTGTCACGGATACGGTGGAGAAAACGATTGATACGGTTGGCAATGCGGCATCAAGTGCGTATAATTATGTCACAGAGAACCCCGCAGCCAGTCTTTCCGCCGTCGTTGATTTCGTGCCGGTCGTTGGTAATTTAAAAGCCGGTATCGAAGCTGCCACAGGATACGATCCTCTCACCGGTAGGCGCTTAGAGCCTTGGGAGCGTGCGGTAGCTGGTGGCGCTATTCTAGGCGGTGCGGCTGTAAAAGGCGCTTCAAAAGTTGCCAAGTTTGCGAAGAATACGGATAAGGTTGGGGATGTGGCCAGAGTGTCTACGGGTAATGCGCCAGTGCCTATTAAACAAGGTGGCGGTAGCAATCCTAAAGATTTTGTCAACCCACATTCTGAAAAACATATGTATGACCCAAGCAGACCATCTACTCCCAATAGGTCACAGTACGGGGAAAATGTAGATGTTTCCAAACTAAGGAAAGAAACAGTGGCTAATCCTGATAAAGCTTATTCAAACTGGCCCAATCCTAATAATCCAAACCCAAACAAAATAACTAAGTATTATAAGGAATTTGAAGGAAATATCAGTACACCTAATACACCGACTGGGAGTCATAGGGTATTTGATAACATAGGTAACCCAACTAGAAGCTCACATTTTCCTTATGTTCCAAGAAAATAA
- a CDS encoding DNA polymerase III: MSNLLYHAYLPENHDHHVSLEEIMNDGIKSSTKSNNRYSNGGIVKFEITELLRPSNTPDWLNFKEAIGVDITNRFSKSFCFPIFTDKILVFDGDISLSIYDQAFYEDLKDFDEEAFNFDTGETIEHWIKLYWDSMMTLEEYLIKKPYTKSELLIFESIPKDIIKICEE; this comes from the coding sequence ATGAGTAATTTGCTGTATCATGCATATTTGCCAGAAAATCACGATCATCATGTTTCGTTGGAAGAAATCATGAATGATGGCATTAAATCTTCTACTAAGTCAAACAATAGATATAGTAATGGTGGCATAGTGAAATTTGAGATAACAGAACTATTAAGACCTTCCAATACACCTGATTGGCTTAACTTTAAAGAAGCAATAGGTGTTGATATAACCAATCGTTTTTCCAAATCTTTTTGCTTTCCTATATTTACGGATAAAATCCTAGTATTTGATGGTGATATTTCTTTGTCGATCTATGATCAAGCATTTTATGAGGATTTGAAAGATTTTGATGAGGAAGCTTTTAATTTTGATACTGGAGAAACTATTGAACACTGGATTAAACTATACTGGGACAGTATGATGACACTTGAAGAGTATTTGATAAAGAAGCCTTATACAAAATCAGAATTGTTAATTTTTGAATCTATACCTAAAGACATAATTAAAATATGCGAAGAATAA
- a CDS encoding transposase, which translates to MNDIFVKSLYESIVKENLQLYKDMYETTNVTSKTDDYWRKAIGLYDSLTDENKEALMKIIEQTMIDSISNMLRVIDGSSTLENCSLEPKLLLDSKDTKGELQDSFLEFIEEIDSDS; encoded by the coding sequence ATGAATGATATTTTCGTTAAATCACTTTATGAGTCTATTGTTAAAGAGAATCTTCAACTGTACAAAGACATGTATGAAACAACAAATGTTACTTCTAAAACAGATGATTATTGGAGAAAAGCTATTGGTCTTTACGATAGTTTAACAGACGAAAATAAAGAGGCATTAATGAAGATAATTGAACAAACGATGATTGATAGTATTTCAAATATGCTAAGGGTAATTGATGGAAGTTCGACTTTGGAAAATTGTTCGTTAGAACCTAAATTACTGCTTGATTCTAAAGATACAAAAGGGGAACTCCAAGACTCGTTTTTAGAATTCATAGAAGAAATAGATAGTGATAGCTGA